The nucleotide sequence CTGAGAGCTGGTTGTGTGCTACGTTGAGGACCTCGATGTCGGATAGGCATGACAAGGAGCTCGGAACACGGCCTGTGAGTGAATTGAAGCTCAAGTCCAGGACTTCAATGTCGTTGAGCAAACCTACCCCCTGCGGGATGCAACCTGTGAGCTTGTTGTTGAGGAAGAGGACCTCCCTAATGCCGGAGCCCGTGTAGCCGAAGTTGGCCGGAATGGAGCCGGAGAACTTGTTGCTGGCCAGGGTGATCACAGAGGCAGAGGAGGCCCAGAGGTTCATGGGGATCTGGCCTTCGAACTGGTTGTTGTTGAGGAAGATGGCATCCAAGTCCCTCTCGAAGAGCTCATCGGGAAGTTCACCGGAGAAGCTGTTGAACCTGAGGTCAAGGTAGACGAGGTTGGGGATGAGGAGTGTGGAGGTGGGGAAGGGGCCGGAGAACTGGTTGCTGCTGAGGTCCAGCTCGGTCAGGTACTGCAGCTCTCTGAAGGAGTCTGGGACTGCACCTGAGAACCTGTTGCTGTTCAGGTGGAGGAAGGATAGGTGGATGAGCAAAGAGAGCTCCTTCACCAGTGAGCCCTTGAGGTTGGCACGGTTGAGGTCTATGCCTGAGACCAcagagggcgaggaggagctgtCCTCTGGTGGCTCTGAGCAGAAGACACCTTTGTATGAGCACACATTAGGGCCAACCCAGGAGGCCAGAATTCCATTAGGATCCTCCGTCATGG is from Musa acuminata AAA Group cultivar baxijiao chromosome BXJ1-6, Cavendish_Baxijiao_AAA, whole genome shotgun sequence and encodes:
- the LOC103986992 gene encoding leucine-rich repeat extensin-like protein 4; this translates as MRTAWWYLILSLFQFSSLTTSAFVGIGGGVGVWINGRGTSITTATAQAPPSDPSGAASSSEYPALQAWKSAMTEDPNGILASWVGPNVCSYKGVFCSEPPEDSSSSPSVVSGIDLNRANLKGSLVKELSLLIHLSFLHLNSNRFSGAVPDSFRELQYLTELDLSSNQFSGPFPTSTLLIPNLVYLDLRFNSFSGELPDELFERDLDAIFLNNNQFEGQIPMNLWASSASVITLASNKFSGSIPANFGYTGSGIREVLFLNNKLTGCIPQGVGLLNDIEVLDLSFNSLTGRVPSSLSCLSDIEVLNVAHNQLSGELPDLVCDLKSLLNLSLSFNFFSGFSQDCDKLSFRNVGFDFSGNCVAGRDMQRPPPECTGLPGVDLSCLRIPSTQAVACAAAMGQGGGVAGVSFTLSTSLPSLP